One genomic window of Macaca mulatta isolate MMU2019108-1 chromosome 8, T2T-MMU8v2.0, whole genome shotgun sequence includes the following:
- the LOC114680388 gene encoding uncharacterized protein LOC114680388 isoform X1 encodes MRPDGLLLFAGVAGQLRAVHWLCYFYSTVMPSEAQCVIYHELQLSLARKVADKVLEGQLLETISQLYLSWATSGPADPLWTTPKEVWGFSLTFRRKRRRRMPGCKQGRSITSCSRVSWWTCTSRWHRMWSCTQATPTWGCSCLRQLETSSSMWPGSGRKPCPSTGGPAERARGLPPAGRPAPSAGPGQAGRAVLPQGPVALQLATGVRRGDPLLREEGVPGAR; translated from the exons GCCAGTTGCGGGCCGTTCACTGGCTGTGCTACTTCTATAGCACCGTCATGCCCAGCGAGGCCCAGTGTGTCATCTACCATGagctccagctctccctggccCGCAAGGTGGCCGACAAGGTGCTGGAGGGGCAGCTCCTGGAGACCATCAGTCAACTCTACCTGTCCTGGGCAACAAGCG GGCCTGCAGATCCGCTCTGGACTACACCAAAGGAAGTCTGGGGATTTTCATTGACCttcagaaggaagagaaggaggcgcatgcctggctgcaagcagggaagatctattaCATCCTGCAGCAGAGTGAGCTGGTGGACCTGTACATCCAG gtggcacagaatgtggtcctgtacacaggcgaccccaacctggggctgcagctgtttgaggcagctggagacatctTCTTCAATGTGGCCTGGGAGCGGGAGAAAGCCGTGTCCTTCTACcgg GGGACCGGCTGAACGAGCACGTGGCCTACCACCGGCTGGCCGCCCTGCACCATCAGCTGGGCCAGGGCAAGCTGGCAGAGCAGTTCTACCTCAAGGCCCTGTAGCTCTGCAACTCGCCACTGGAGTTCGACGAGGAGACCCTCTACTACGTGAAGAAGGTGTACCTGGTGCTCGGTGA
- the LOC114680388 gene encoding uncharacterized protein LOC114680388 isoform X2 codes for MPSEAQCVIYHELQLSLARKVADKVLEGQLLETISQLYLSWATSGPADPLWTTPKEVWGFSLTFRRKRRRRMPGCKQGRSITSCSRVSWWTCTSRWHRMWSCTQATPTWGCSCLRQLETSSSMWPGSGRKPCPSTGGPAERARGLPPAGRPAPSAGPGQAGRAVLPQGPVALQLATGVRRGDPLLREEGVPGAR; via the exons ATGCCCAGCGAGGCCCAGTGTGTCATCTACCATGagctccagctctccctggccCGCAAGGTGGCCGACAAGGTGCTGGAGGGGCAGCTCCTGGAGACCATCAGTCAACTCTACCTGTCCTGGGCAACAAGCG GGCCTGCAGATCCGCTCTGGACTACACCAAAGGAAGTCTGGGGATTTTCATTGACCttcagaaggaagagaaggaggcgcatgcctggctgcaagcagggaagatctattaCATCCTGCAGCAGAGTGAGCTGGTGGACCTGTACATCCAG gtggcacagaatgtggtcctgtacacaggcgaccccaacctggggctgcagctgtttgaggcagctggagacatctTCTTCAATGTGGCCTGGGAGCGGGAGAAAGCCGTGTCCTTCTACcgg GGGACCGGCTGAACGAGCACGTGGCCTACCACCGGCTGGCCGCCCTGCACCATCAGCTGGGCCAGGGCAAGCTGGCAGAGCAGTTCTACCTCAAGGCCCTGTAGCTCTGCAACTCGCCACTGGAGTTCGACGAGGAGACCCTCTACTACGTGAAGAAGGTGTACCTGGTGCTCGGTGA